The sequence below is a genomic window from Brevibacillus agri.
AACGCGCAGGACTATTCGCTGCAGGTCGCTTCCTCGGACGCAGCGGTTCAACAGAGCGCTGCCAATCTGAGCAAGGTCAACAACGGAGCGCGGGAGCAGGAGATCGCCCAGGCGCGGCTGCTGGTCGAAAAGGCAACGGTTGCTCTGCAAAAAATGCAGGATGATTTCAAACGGATTGAACAGCTTTATCAGCAAAAGGCGATTTCGCAAAGCGAGTTCGAGACGGCGCAGAACGGGCTGACGCTTGCGCAAAAAGATTTGCAAAATGCACAACAGGCGTACTCGCTGGTGACCCAGGGGGCGCGTCCAGAAGACAAGGAGCTGAGCCGGGCCACCTACAACCAGGCTGTGATCGCAAAACAAGTGGCGGCAAGCACCCTGGCAAAAACACAGCTTCGCTCTCCCATCAATGGCACCATCATCGCCAAGCTCACATCTGCGGGCAATCTGGTCGGATCCGGGACTCCTGTGTACAAGGTCGGCAATATCGACACGCTAAAAGTCGTGCTGCCAGTACCTGACCGCGAGATTTCCGTCTGGAAGGAAGGCGAGACGATTTCGCTCGATCTGTACGGCCAGAAGCGCGACGGCAAGGTCACCAAAATATACCCGGCGACCAACCAGAGCACAGGGACGATCGGTGTGGAAGTGCAGGTGGCCAACTCCGCGCACGACTGGTTTGCCGGGCAAGTCGTCAAGGCGACCAAGACGATCAAAGGGCAGGCTGGCGTCTATGTTCCGGTTGAGGCCGTTATCAGCCGAGGAAAAGACGACGCCCATGTGTTTCTCAATGCGGGCGGCAAGGCTGTAAAAACAAAGGTAGAGATCGGACAGATTTCCAATTTCCAATGACAAACTGGAAATTAAAAGCGGGCTGAAAGAGGGGGACCAACTGATCGTCAAAGGTGTCGACCGTTTGTTTGACGGCGACCCGATTGAGTCGGCAGGAGGGAACCAGCCGTGATTACGTACATTGTCAAGAAACGCAAGATCACACTGCTGTTTTTTGTCATGGTCGTGCTGGTCGGCTTCCTTAGCTTTTTTCAGCTACCGAAGCAGGAGTCGCCTGACATCATCGTCAACCTGGCGACCGTGACAACCATTTACCCGGGAGCTTCGCCAGAGAAGGTCGAGCAGACGGTGACGAAGAAGCTGGAGGAAAAAATCAACGAGTTGCAAGGACTGAGCTATATTTCCTCCACCTCTTCGCTAGGCGTCTCCTCGATCATCGTGGAAGCGAAAAGCGATGTGGACCCGAAGCAAAAATGGGATGAGCTGCGCAAAAAGGTAAAAGACGCAGAGGCCGAGCTTCCGGCAGATGCAAAGCAGCCGATCATCAACGACGACCTGAACCGCACGTTTGTCCAGACGTTTGCGGTGACGGCAGATTCGCGGGAGCAACTGTACAGCATGCGCGACATGCTGAAGTCGTGGAAAGAGCAACTGCGCACGATTCCCAATGTGGCGGACGTCCAGGTAGAAGGCTTGCCGAAGCAGGAAGTTCACATCGAGGTGGATACGCAAAAGCTGAGCCAATACGGCATAACGTGGAGCCAGGTAATGATGGCGGTCAAACGGGAAAATGAAAAAATCCCGCTGGGCGATTTGACGACCGACAAACGCACTTATCAATTGAAGCTGGCGGAAAACGTGAATGTGGAAGAGCTGAACAACGTATTGATCTCCCGCACACAAGCGGGCTTCCCGATCTATTTGAAGGACATCGGGCAGGCGAAGCTGACGACGGAGACAGTCAAATCGGTCTCTTATTACAACGGCAAGCCTTCGATCTCGGTCAGCATCAATGCGGAGACAGGAAGCGACGTGCCATCGCTGCAAAAGCGCGTGGACGAAATGATGCTGACGCTGGACAAATCGCTGCCAGTCTGGGCGGAAAGACATTCGATCTACAGCCAAAACGAGCGCGTGGATGAGCTGTTCAGCGATCTTACCCGGGAAATGATTATTGCCGTCATCGCGGTTTTGCTCGTCTGCACGCTGGGCTTGAACCTGATTACTTCGTTTGTCGTGGCTTTGGCGATCCCGATTTCGCTTGCGGTGGGGCTCTTGTTCCTACCGTCGCTTGGCATCACGATGAACATGATTTCGATTGTCTCGCTCATTATCGTGCTGGGAATTTTGGTCGATGACGCCGTGGTAGTGAACGACAACATTGAGCGGCGCTTGTCCGTGCTGGGCGAAAAGCCGCTGGCGGCAGCAGTCAACGGCGCCAGGGAAGTGTCCATTTCGATTGTGACCGCGACATTGGCGACGATTGCCTCGTTTGCCCCGCTGATGTTTTTGAACGGAAACGCAGGCCAGTTCATTCGCCCCGTCCCGGCGATCATTTCGTTGACGATGCTGGCGTCCATGATTATGTCGCTGACGATCATTCCGATTTTCCGGCAATGGTATGAAGAGCGGCGCAAAGCAGGCGCGGAAGGGTACCGCAAGCCTGCGGGGCTGCTGGGCAAACAACTGACGCAGTTGACGAACTGGTACGCAGGCAAGCTGATGCCGAAAATTCTCAAGCGTCCGCTGTTGGCCGGGATGATTGGCGTTTTGATCGGGACGGCCGCATACGGCTTGATTCCGCTCACTCCCGTGCAGTTGTTCCCGAACGATGACCGCCCGCAGTTTCTCGTAGATATTCGCGTGCCAGTAGGGAGCAGTCTGGAGGAGACAGATCGGGTCGTGCGGGGCGTATCCGACTGGATCATGAAGCAGCATGGAATCGAATCGGTCGCCTCCTACGCCGGGGGCAGCGCTCCGAAAATGTTTGGCGGCGACACAGAGGCGGGAAGCGGCATCACCGTCGGGCAGCTCGTCGTGCGTTTTAATGAAAAGGAAACGAAGATCGAAAACATGCTGGAGCCTTGGACGGAAGAGTTCAAGAAAATGTACCCGGAAGCGACTGTTTTGCCTAAGCAGTTGGAGGCGGGACCGCCTGTCGGCAAGCCGGTTGTCATCCGCGTGTACGGGGAAGACATCGAGACGCTCCGCTCGCTTGCGGCGCAAATCAAAGACAAGGTGGCGGGGATTGCAGGCACCTACGACGTGCAGGATAATTTCGGCCTAGAGCGCTACACGCTTGAATTTGTCGTCAACAAAGAGCTGATGGAGCAAAAGCTGGTCAACTACACGGACCTGTCGACGACGCTCAGGTTGGTCAGCGAAGGGATCAGCGTCAGCGAGTTCGACACCGGCGACGAATTGATCGACATGAAGCTGTTCCTGCAAAAAGGCGAAGAAGACCCTGCTCTGTTGTTTCAGCGTCTGAGCATCGCCAACGCCCGTGGCGAGCTGATTCCGCTGTCGCAACTGGCGGAAGTAAAGCCGACTTTCAGCACGCAGGCGATTCCGCATCGCGATTTGTCGCGGAGCGTAACGGTATCGGCTGATGTCAAAAACCGCACGGCAACAGAAGTGATGACGGAAATTCAGCCGATGCTCGACAGCATGTCTTTGCCCGAAGGCTATCGCATTGACATCGGCGGGGAAACGTCAGAGCAGACGGATATTTTTATCGACATGGGCAAACTGTCCATTCTCGTCGTGTTCCTGATCTTGATTTTGATTGCGATGCAATTTTACTCGCTGTCCATCCCGGTGCTGGTCATGAGCACCGTCTACTTGGCGGTAGCGGGCAGTCTGATCGGACTGTTCGTGACCCAGACCCCGCTTGGCTTCATGACGATGATGGGAGTCATCTCGCTGTCGGGAATCGTCGTGCGCAACGGAATTGTGTTCATCGAGTTCATCGAAGAGGCGCGGCATGCAGGGGCAGAGCTGAAGCAAGCTGTCATTTCGGCAGGCGAGGCGCGCTTGCGGCCGATTTTGCTGACCTCGTTTACTGCGGTGGCGGGTCTCATGCCGCTCGCGATTTCCGGCGACGTTCTGTTCAAGCCGCTCGCCGTCACGATCATTTCCGGCCTGCTGTTCTCGACGCTGTTGACGTTGATAGTCGTGCCGTCCTTCTACACGGTGCTGACCCAGCGCAAGCTGAAAAAGCAGGCGAAAAAAGCGGCAAAGCGTCCGGACTTGTACGGGCCGGAGGCAGAGATGATGTAAGGAAAATACAGCAGCGGCAGTCTCTCGCGCAATTTGCGACAGGGACGCCGCTGTTTCGTTTTGGTTGCTGGCTGTGAAGGGGGAGGCGAGCACGAGCGGCAGCAGGACATTGCTTACCGATTGGGCATGTGCCATTTTCGCCCTGCGCCACCCGATGAACTACAGCAAGGGAAGCGAGA
It includes:
- a CDS encoding efflux RND transporter periplasmic adaptor subunit, with the translated sequence MKRKWLVSVMMMGLLTTTACSEQQPAAAPEKEVKQVVVAAVKKEQAETVSELSGTLEPLEEAVVSFEVGGQLVEMAKNEGDKVKAGDVLARLNAQDYSLQVASSDAAVQQSAANLSKVNNGAREQEIAQARLLVEKATVALQKMQDDFKRIEQLYQQKAISQSEFETAQNGLTLAQKDLQNAQQAYSLVTQGARPEDKELSRATYNQAVIAKQVAASTLAKTQLRSPINGTIIAKLTSAGNLVGSGTPVYKVGNIDTLKVVLPVPDREISVWKEGETISLDLYGQKRDGKVTKIYPATNQSTGTIGVEVQVANSAHDWFAGQVVKATKTIKGQAGVYVPVEAVISRGKDDAHVFLNAGGKAVKTKVEIGQISNFQ
- a CDS encoding efflux RND transporter permease subunit, whose translation is MITYIVKKRKITLLFFVMVVLVGFLSFFQLPKQESPDIIVNLATVTTIYPGASPEKVEQTVTKKLEEKINELQGLSYISSTSSLGVSSIIVEAKSDVDPKQKWDELRKKVKDAEAELPADAKQPIINDDLNRTFVQTFAVTADSREQLYSMRDMLKSWKEQLRTIPNVADVQVEGLPKQEVHIEVDTQKLSQYGITWSQVMMAVKRENEKIPLGDLTTDKRTYQLKLAENVNVEELNNVLISRTQAGFPIYLKDIGQAKLTTETVKSVSYYNGKPSISVSINAETGSDVPSLQKRVDEMMLTLDKSLPVWAERHSIYSQNERVDELFSDLTREMIIAVIAVLLVCTLGLNLITSFVVALAIPISLAVGLLFLPSLGITMNMISIVSLIIVLGILVDDAVVVNDNIERRLSVLGEKPLAAAVNGAREVSISIVTATLATIASFAPLMFLNGNAGQFIRPVPAIISLTMLASMIMSLTIIPIFRQWYEERRKAGAEGYRKPAGLLGKQLTQLTNWYAGKLMPKILKRPLLAGMIGVLIGTAAYGLIPLTPVQLFPNDDRPQFLVDIRVPVGSSLEETDRVVRGVSDWIMKQHGIESVASYAGGSAPKMFGGDTEAGSGITVGQLVVRFNEKETKIENMLEPWTEEFKKMYPEATVLPKQLEAGPPVGKPVVIRVYGEDIETLRSLAAQIKDKVAGIAGTYDVQDNFGLERYTLEFVVNKELMEQKLVNYTDLSTTLRLVSEGISVSEFDTGDELIDMKLFLQKGEEDPALLFQRLSIANARGELIPLSQLAEVKPTFSTQAIPHRDLSRSVTVSADVKNRTATEVMTEIQPMLDSMSLPEGYRIDIGGETSEQTDIFIDMGKLSILVVFLILILIAMQFYSLSIPVLVMSTVYLAVAGSLIGLFVTQTPLGFMTMMGVISLSGIVVRNGIVFIEFIEEARHAGAELKQAVISAGEARLRPILLTSFTAVAGLMPLAISGDVLFKPLAVTIISGLLFSTLLTLIVVPSFYTVLTQRKLKKQAKKAAKRPDLYGPEAEMM